The DNA segment GAAGCCGGGCAAGGGCGGCAATGGCCGTGGCCTGGGCGTGGCCACCTACGAAGGCTACAAGAGCTATATCGCCATCGTGGCCGATGTCAGCGTCAGCAACGGCGCCATCACCGTGCACAAGATCATTTGCGTGGTGGACTGCGGGCTTGCCGTCGATCCCAGCTCGGTGCGCCAGCAACTGGCTGGCGGCATCTACTGGGGCGTGTCCACCGCGCTGATGAACGCGGTGCATATCGAGAACGGCGGCGTGAAGCAAAGCAACTTCCACGACTACCCGGTGGTGCGCATGAGCGACGCCCCGGCGCTGGAGATCGTGGTGATGCCGCCCTCCGGCAGGCAGCCCGGTGGCGTCGGCGAACTGTCCAACCCGCCGGTGGTGCCGGCGATCGGCAACGCCATCTTTGCGGCCACCGGCAAGCGCTTGCGCGCCACGCCATTTGCGCTGGCTGCGCTGGCGTAGACCAGCCATCCCACCGGCACGCAAGCCCGTAACAACCCGAACCCGACGAAAGGACCCGAAATGACGACAGCGACGAAATGGAAATGCATGGTATGCGGCTTTGAATACGACGAAACGCTCGGCATGCCCGAACACGGCTTTCCCGCCGGCACGCGCTGGGAGGATATCCCCGACGAATGGCTGTGCCCGGACTGCGGCGTGAGCAAGGCCGAGTTCGAGATGGAAGTGGTGGCCTGAGCCATGACGAACGACGCCATCACCGCGAAAGCGCAGCAAGCG comes from the Cupriavidus basilensis genome and includes:
- a CDS encoding rubredoxin codes for the protein MTTATKWKCMVCGFEYDETLGMPEHGFPAGTRWEDIPDEWLCPDCGVSKAEFEMEVVA